A single genomic interval of Osmerus eperlanus chromosome 14, fOsmEpe2.1, whole genome shotgun sequence harbors:
- the sparcl1 gene encoding SPARC-like protein 1, whose translation MGTSLLFVCLLASAFAVSVKGKPHEKHQASVKSSHTTTEKDAVSEGANKGQVLPTNIKASSLELEDEELSSQDNANADKEEEEEREEGDEEGKRSTPVLLSQEELVDLLQKEAREEVAAEDVGEEEGKVEIESAGTVEEVTAKQEEEVEGEVEVEGEVEVEGEVEVEGEVEKEGEDEEGVSVKEVEVKGEEEEETDKNVQEEDSEEEEEDSEEEEAADKQKEEEEESLAVDGEGEQGADVKEIGSSTESDIPNDMDYTMPLETQTPEGKPLADDTRLLLEEKTLDEVKASEQKEEETATKEEIPTTIDDYESQQDVQNTEALEDEEVSDEEKLPEENKNPGKDSQAVPQENSSTQEEDSPEVDQDSKKSVELDGSREEDKEKESISHTKGKIRKMKKNLRVRKHPAQGDEASQDAQRDEAQAGQTSQDSQKSEGQVEHSLPADNAVNKPQRKRAGKWASVGMNPVQVRARVDLYPRTRPSLWTSIHRGEASSDPCDTFHCKRGKTCKLGEDNKPTCVCQQPSACPHSKSDVDHVCGSDNTTYDTSCDLFATKCNLEGTRRGHRLHLDYTGPCKLIAPCLSSELVQFPLRMRDWLKNVLLQLYEHDSKTPGFLTSKQRFRVRKIFESERRLHAGDHPIELLAQDFEKNYNMYIYPVHWQFAQMDQHPADRLLSHTELAPLRVPLVPMEHCTSLFFQECDVDKDKQVSFREWAHCFGIKNEDMDVNLLF comes from the exons ATGGGGACCAGTTTGCTGTTCGTCTGCTTGTTGGCCTCAGCATTTGCAGTGTCT GTCAAAGGCAAACCTCATGAAAAACACCAAGCTTCAGTCAAGTCCTCACACACAACGACTGAAAAG GATGCTGTCTCTGAGGGGGCCAACAAGGGCCAGGTCCTTCCCACCAACATAAAGGCCAGCAGTCTAgagctggaggacgaggagctgAGCTCCCAGGACAACGCTAACgctgacaaggaggaggaggaggagagggaggaaggggacgaGGAAGGCAAGAGAAGCACCCCAGTCCTTCTGAGCCAAGAGGAGCTGGTGGATCTCCTGCagaaggaggccagggaggaggtGGCGGCAGAGGACgtgggggaagaggaaggaaaggTAGAGATAGAATCTGCCGGGACTGTGGAGGAGGTCACTGCCAAgcaagaggaagaggtggagggagaggtggaggtggagggagaggtggaggtggagggagaggtggaggtggagggagaggtggagaaggaaggggaggatgaAGAAGGGGTCAGTGTGAAAGAGGTAGAGgtaaagggggaggaagaggaagagactgACAAGAATGTGCAGGAGGAGGatagtgaggaagaggaggaggatagtgaagaggaggaagctgcTGATAagcaaaaggaggaggaggaggagtccttggctgtggatggagagggagagcaaggggCTGATGTGAAGGAAATAGGTAGCAGCACAGAGTCTGATATCCCCAATGACATGGACTACACAATGCCCCTGGAGACTCAGACCCCTGAAGGGAAACCCCTCGCTGATGACACTCGGCTCCTCTTGGAAGAGAAAACATTGGATGAAGTGAAGGCGTCGGagcaaaaggaggaagagactgCCACTAAGGAAGAAATCCCCACTACAATCGACGACTACGAGTCACAACAAGATGTTCAAAACACGGAAGCgttggaggacgaggaggtgaGTGACGAAGAAAAACTCCCAGAGGAAAACAAAAACCCGGGCAAAGATTCCCAGGCTGTACCCCAGGAGAACAGCTCCACTCAGGAAGAGGACAGCCCAGAAGTTGACCAGGATTCTAAGAAGAGCGTGGAGCTGGATGGGAGtagggaggaggacaaggaaaaGGAGAGCATCAGCCACACCAAAGGAAAGATAAGGAAGATGAAGAAGAATCTGAGGGTGAGGAAGCACCCTGCTCAGGGGGATGAGGCCAGCCAGGACGCTCAGAGGGATGAGGCCCAAGCAGGACAGACCAGCCAGGACTCCCAGAAGTCCGAAGGACAGGTGGAGCACAGCTTGCCCGCTGACAATGCTGTCAACAAGCCACAGAGGAAGAGGGCTGGGAAATGG GCTTCAGTGGGCATGAACCCAGTCCAAGTCAGGGCCAGGGTGGATCTCTACCCCAGGACCAGGCCCTCTCTATGGACCAGCATTCACAGAGGAGAAGCATCCTCTG ACCCCTGTGATACCTTCCACTGCAAGCGTGGGAAGACTTGCAAGCTGGGCGAGGACAACAAGCCCACTTGTGTGTGCCAGCAGCCCTCCGCCTGTCCTCACAGCAAGTCGGACGTTGACCAT GTTTGTGGATCTGATAACACCACTTATGATACCTCATGCGACCTGTTTGCTACTAAGTGCAACCTGGAGGGAACCAGGAGGGGCCATAGGCTCCACTTGGACTACACCGGGCCCTGCAAAC tcataGCCCCATGTCTGAGCTCAGAGTTGGTCCAGTTTCCTCTGCGTATGAGGGACTGGCTGAAGAACGTACTGTTGCAACTCTACGAACACGACAGCAAGACTCCTGGGTTCCTCACTTCTAAACAGCGCTTCAGA GTGAGGAAGATCTTTGAGAGCGAGAGACGTCTCCACGCCGGAGACCATCCCATAGAGCTGCTTGCTCAAGACTTTGAGAAGAACTACAACATGTACATATACCCTGTCCACTGGCAGTTTGCCCAAATGGACCAGCACCCAGCAGACAG GCTCCTGTCCCACACGGAGCTGGCCCCTCTCAGGGTCCCCCTCGTTCCCATGGAGCACTGCACCTCCCTGTTCTTCCAGGAGTGTGACGTCGACAAGGACAAGCAGGTGTCCTTCAGGGAGTGGGCTCACTGCTTTGGCATCAAGAACG AGGATATGGACGTCAACCTGCTTTTCTGA
- the LOC134033290 gene encoding uncharacterized protein LOC134033290: MLCFLWIMFPIFALLVDAGGAGSGSAEAKAGGGNGKAGGGVKGGVMGNVANQGAMNGVMMNGQPFLAQVIPVGGSFLIQQPGAPIGQAAVPQLVSIGPFRQFGALPVGQAGAANGVPQLQGQLPQLPNGAVPLYAILPQPNAMGGPQAPVFIPAQVQMIPVGGGNMQQPGAAPRGAAKVKRWLVGGEVEESSGTGTTMEVKQTS; this comes from the exons ATGTTATGCTTTCTTTGGATCATGTTTCCAATCTTTGCACTACTG GTGGACGCTGGAGGAGCGGGGTCGGGCAGCGCAGAGGCAAAG GCTGGTGGCGGCAATGGGAAGGCTGGCGGAGGGGTGAAAGGAGGAGTGATGGGTAATGTTGCCAACCAGGGGGCTATGAATGGTGTCATGATGAACGGGCAACCCTTTCTAGCCCAG gtCATCCCAGTTGGTGGGTCATTCTTGATTCAACAGCCGGGTGCTCCTATTGGTCAGGCTGCTGTACCTCAGTTGGTCTCCATTGGACCATTCCGGCAGTTTGGAGCACTTCCCGTAGGGCAGGCTGGAGCAGCCAATGGGGTGCCACAGCTACAGGGACAGCTGCCTCAGCTACCCAATGGG GCAGTACCACTGTATGCCATACTGCCCCAGCCCAATGCCATGGGAGGTCCCCAGGCTCCAGTGTTCATCCCTGCTCAAGTACAG atGATCCCGGTGGGAGGGGGGAACATGCAGCAGCCAGGAGCAGCGCCCAGGGGAGCTGCCAAAGTCAAG AGGTGGCTAGTTGGAGGTGAGGTGGAAGAGTCTTCAGGGACAGGTACTACTATGGAAGTCAAGCAGACCTCTTGA
- the scpp9 gene encoding secretory calcium-binding phosphoprotein 9 — MKLTLLAVFIAAFFQANEGKKLRLLAGVNGGVLTGVNPGLVVGGVNPGLVVGGVNPALLGGAGFLGQPQFGQMVPGFGFLQPQAFPAGPFGLPNAGLQPQQFPGQYQYPGLPANGLPYPGFPQMAGMMPPQQQVMGGPGNAGNGMQQQGPPQSDPVKRFKRFLMRKAQASETNPDSQTQTQAPTSAAAERAATSAVCKDHDHV; from the exons ATGAAGCTTACTCTCCTGGCTGTCTTCATCGCTGCCTTCTTCCAG GCCAACGAAGGCAAG AAACTACGTCTTCTGGCTGGTGTTAATGGAGGGGTTCTGACAGGGGTGAACCCTGGGCTGGTGGTAGGGGGGGTGAACCCTGGGCTGGTGGTAGGGGGGGTGAACCCTGCTCTCCTTGGAGGGGCTGGCTTTCTTGGGCAGCCCCAGTTTGGCCAG atgGTCCCTGGGTTCGGGTTCCTGCAACCCCAAGCCTTCCCTGCTGGACCCTTCGGTCTCCCCAATGCTGGTCTGCAGCCTCAGCAGTTCCCTGGGCAATACCAGTATCCAGGCCTGCCAGCAAACGGG CTGCCTTACCCAGGCTTCCCTCAGATGGCAGGAATGATGCCCCCACAACAGCAAGTCATG GGAGGACCAGGAAATGCTGGGAATGGCATGCAGCAACAAGGGCCTCCACAGTCTGACCCTGTCAAAAGATTCAAG CGTTTCCTCATGAGAAAGGCTCAGGCCTCTGAGACCAATCCTGATTCCCAG ACCCAGACACAGGCTCCCACTTCAGCTGCTGCTGAGAGAGCAGCCACCTCAGCTGTCTGTAAAGACCACGATCACGTTTAA
- the odam gene encoding proline-rich proteoglycan 2 isoform X1, with translation MTCQLAAVLVCLFSLTFSIPVQIGILGSNSNEILRLNGLTLTNLGFGQAQVQASPFLPQYVLQQQAELARTPQLVNFNPQLTGPFGPMGPPMLFPAQGNQLTPQIFPNAQQEPQPGTPQDPNSPHQTHNTQQQMVPQYYPSFAYPQPPRVQGYPYYQYTPYGYPQMRNSPSVMQPTINNGQGQQNPEKTTQNPQLPLQQAIKPPGQGERTWPKDRPTETSPLPPDHRGDTADPGIDEGRPNFPFIFEP, from the exons ATGACGTGTCAGTTGGCTGCTGTGTTGGTCTGCCTTTTTTCTTTGACTTTTTCCATTCCA GTGCAAATTGGAATTCTTGGGAGTAACAGCAATGAG ATTTTGCGGCTGAACGGGCTGACACTGACCAACCTGGGCTTTGGTCAAGCACAAGTACAA gcctctccctTCCTGCCCCAGTACGTGCTCCAGCAGCAGGCAGAGTTGGCTCGCACCCCCCAGTTGGTGAACTTTAATCCCCAGCTGACAGGCCCCTTCGGGCCGATGGGCCCCCCGATGTTGTTCCCTGCCCAGGGGAACCAGCTTACTCCCCAAATATTCCCAAACGCCCAGCAGGAGCCGCAGCCCGGGACTCCCCAGGACCCAAACagcccccaccagacacacaacacacaacag cAGATGGTTCCCCAGTACTACCCATCCTTCGCCTACCCTCAGCCACCCAGAGTCCAG GGCTACCCCTACTACCAATACACACCCTATGGTTACCCTCAGATGAGGAACTCCCCATCGGTCATGCAACCAACCATCAACAATGGTCAGGGCCAGCAGAACCCGGAGAAGACCACCCAGAAcccacagctccccctgcag CAAGCAATCAAACCACCGGGGCAAGGAGAAAGG ACATGGCCCAAGGACAGACCGACGGagacctcccccctgccccctgatcACCGTGGAGACACAGCCGACCCCGGCATTGATGag GGCCGGCCCAACTTCCCCTTCATATTTGAGCCCTAG
- the odam gene encoding uncharacterized protein odam isoform X2, with amino-acid sequence MTCQLAAVLVCLFSLTFSIPVQIGILGSNSNEILRLNGLTLTNLGFGQAQVQASPFLPQYVLQQQAELARTPQLVNFNPQLTGPFGPMGPPMLFPAQGNQLTPQIFPNAQQEPQPGTPQDPNSPHQTHNTQQMVPQYYPSFAYPQPPRVQGYPYYQYTPYGYPQMRNSPSVMQPTINNGQGQQNPEKTTQNPQLPLQQAIKPPGQGERTWPKDRPTETSPLPPDHRGDTADPGIDEGRPNFPFIFEP; translated from the exons ATGACGTGTCAGTTGGCTGCTGTGTTGGTCTGCCTTTTTTCTTTGACTTTTTCCATTCCA GTGCAAATTGGAATTCTTGGGAGTAACAGCAATGAG ATTTTGCGGCTGAACGGGCTGACACTGACCAACCTGGGCTTTGGTCAAGCACAAGTACAA gcctctccctTCCTGCCCCAGTACGTGCTCCAGCAGCAGGCAGAGTTGGCTCGCACCCCCCAGTTGGTGAACTTTAATCCCCAGCTGACAGGCCCCTTCGGGCCGATGGGCCCCCCGATGTTGTTCCCTGCCCAGGGGAACCAGCTTACTCCCCAAATATTCCCAAACGCCCAGCAGGAGCCGCAGCCCGGGACTCCCCAGGACCCAAACagcccccaccagacacacaacacacaacag ATGGTTCCCCAGTACTACCCATCCTTCGCCTACCCTCAGCCACCCAGAGTCCAG GGCTACCCCTACTACCAATACACACCCTATGGTTACCCTCAGATGAGGAACTCCCCATCGGTCATGCAACCAACCATCAACAATGGTCAGGGCCAGCAGAACCCGGAGAAGACCACCCAGAAcccacagctccccctgcag CAAGCAATCAAACCACCGGGGCAAGGAGAAAGG ACATGGCCCAAGGACAGACCGACGGagacctcccccctgccccctgatcACCGTGGAGACACAGCCGACCCCGGCATTGATGag GGCCGGCCCAACTTCCCCTTCATATTTGAGCCCTAG
- the LOC134033888 gene encoding basic salivary proline-rich protein 1-like produces the protein MVNLFVVALFFSAVAARPDPWKQWQRGSPPSSPFGGPPENTNMLPKRPNDRGGARPQFGGQPMGGGKESQEPMGGGPLWPWWDVRKPGNPTWPKETPPWLPERPTAGPGNGAAQPPSSPQPGPGNGAAQPPSSPQPGPGNGAAQPPSSPQPGPGNGAAQPPSSPQPGPGNGAAQPPSSPQPGGPPLIPERGDRLKDDWGPWWEQGTMGDLASPPSLPPLFGPGFGYKPEGAGAYPGQEPQRGPRGRPEKPGGPRGGARRPNTRDRNRRPGPMPPFPGAGNILIGGKPLIPEIVGNREFFPFLKVDNVTFQNVSDLPLKEGENLFLLPMDTTRPPPPMVDPNAPQRQLFGNPSYNLQPYLKLIYNPTATRKISFEYGLTTLLPFGKCWLMFLF, from the exons ATGGTCAACCTTTTTGTTGTGGCTTTATTCTTCTCAGCAGTAGCCGCACGA CCTGATCCATGGAAGCAGTGGCAACGAGGAAGTCCTCCATCATCCCCCTTTGGTGGGCCTCCTGAAAACACTAACATGCTCCCGAAGAGG CCCAATGACAGAGGAGGAGCTCGCCCACAATTTGGGGGTCAACCAATgggtggagggaaagaaagCCAAGAACCAATGGGCGGAGGACCTTTATGGCCATGGTGGGATGTGAGGAAACCTGGCAATCCAACATGG CCTAAAGAGACACCCCCCTGGCTCCCAGAGAGGCCCACAGCAGGACCAGGGAATGGAGCCGCCCAGCCTCCCAGCAGCCCACAGCCTGGACCAGGGAATGGAGCCGCCCAGCCTCCCAGCAGCCCACAGCCTGGACCAGGGAATGGAGCTGCCCAGCCTCCCAGCAGCCCACAGCCTGGACCAGGGAATGGAGCCGCCCAGCCTCCCAGCAGCCCACAGCCTGGACCAGGGAATGGAGCCGCCCAGCCTCCCAGCAGCCCACAGCCTGGAGGACCCCCTTTAATCCCTGAAAGGGGGGACAGACTG AAAGATGATTGGGGTCCATGGTGGGAGCAGGGAACTATGGGAGATCTTGCGTCACCACCCAGCCTTCCACCTCTGTTT GGACCTGGTTTTGGGTACAAGCCTGAGGGCGCGGGGGCCTACCCTGGCCAGGAGCCCCAGCGTGGGCCGCGAGGCCGACCTGAGAAGCCCGGAGGGCCCAGAGGAGGAGCACGACGTCCAAACACACGGGACCGAAACAGAAGG CCTGGACCGATGCCTCCATTCCCTGGAGCTGGCAACATCCTTATTGGAGGGAAGCCCCTGATCCCTGAGATTGTG GGCAATAGGGAGTTCTTCCCTTTCCTGAAG GTGGATAATGTGACTTTCCAG AATGTGTCTGACCTTCCCCTGAAAGAG GGGGAAAATCTTTTCCTGCTGCCAATG GACACAACAAGACCACCTCCACCAATG GTTGATCCCAACGCACCTCAGAGGCAATTG TTTGGAAATCCTTCCTATAATCTTCAG CCCTATCTGAAGCTCATCTACAATCCCACTGCAACG CGTAAAATTTCTTTTGAATATGGATTAACAACGCTG CTTCCATTTGGTAAGTGTTGGTTGATGTTCTTATTCTAA
- the LOC134033293 gene encoding BCL-6 corepressor-like protein 1 isoform X1: MDLHPLFSLIFKPEHLSRFVRFKGLTSSTMMKTAVILSCVLGLALTLPAEVKHQRVARSDSDSHSNSNSDEAGFNLPPQLTKDQFLQLILSFLTPPAPPAPALTPAPASTSAPAPALTPAPASTSAPAPASTPAPASTSAPAPASTPAPASTPAPAPASTPAPAPASTPAPASTPAPVGQ; this comes from the exons ATGGATCTACATCCATTGTTTTCTCTCATCTTTAAACCTGAACATCTGTCAAGATTTGTGAGATTTAAAG GACTTACATCCAGTACAATGATGAAGACTGCAGTTATTCTGTCATGTGTTCTGGGGCTGGCACTGACTCTGCCT GCGGAGGTGAAGCACCAACGAGTGGCTCGCTCTGACTCTGATTCTCACTCCAACTCCAACTCTGATGAG GCTGGTTTCAATTTGCCGCCTCAGCTGACAAAAGATCAGTTTCTTCAACTGATCCTTAGCTTCCTCACACcacctgccccacctgccccagccttaactcctgccccagcctcaacatctgccccagccccagccttaactcctgccccagcctcaacatctgccccagccccagcctcaactcctgccccagcctcaacatctgccccagccccagcctcaactcctgccccagcctcaacacctgccccagccccagcctctacacctgccccagccccagcctcaactccagccccagcctcaacaccTGCCCCTGTGGGTCAATAA
- the LOC134033293 gene encoding uncharacterized protein SPEM3-like isoform X2 yields the protein MDLHPLFSLIFKPEHLSRFVRFKGLTSSTMMKTAVILSCVLGLALTLPAEVKHQRVARSDSDSHSNSNSDEAGFNLPPQLTKDQFLQLILSFLTPPAPPAPALTPAPASTSAPAPALTPAPASTSAPAPASTPAPASTSAPAPASTPAPVGQ from the exons ATGGATCTACATCCATTGTTTTCTCTCATCTTTAAACCTGAACATCTGTCAAGATTTGTGAGATTTAAAG GACTTACATCCAGTACAATGATGAAGACTGCAGTTATTCTGTCATGTGTTCTGGGGCTGGCACTGACTCTGCCT GCGGAGGTGAAGCACCAACGAGTGGCTCGCTCTGACTCTGATTCTCACTCCAACTCCAACTCTGATGAG GCTGGTTTCAATTTGCCGCCTCAGCTGACAAAAGATCAGTTTCTTCAACTGATCCTTAGCTTCCTCACACcacctgccccacctgccccagccttaactcctgccccagcctcaacatctgccccagccccagccttaactcctgccccagcctcaacatctgccccagccccagcctcaactcctgccccagcctcaacatctgccccagccccagcctcaactc cTGCCCCTGTGGGTCAATAA
- the LOC134033299 gene encoding STE20/SPS1-related proline-alanine-rich protein kinase-like, which translates to MQMFGMKLAVVLGCLMLLTSALAEPDHVIEKRSSSSSEEDRNGRRNGRPNDTPNFLQYYNYFLFLQRLGLVPPPAPAPAPAPAPAPAPAPAPAPAPAPAPAPAPAPAPAPGR; encoded by the exons ATGCAGATGTTTGGAATGAAGCTTGCAGTTGTTCTTGGATGCTTGATGCTTCTCACTTCAGCGTTG GCTGAACCTGACCATGTCATCGAGAAGCGTTCTTCATCTTCAAGCGAAGAA GACAGGAATGGCAGGCGGAATGGCAGGCCAAATGACACGCCAAATTTCCTCCAGTACTACAACTACTTCTTGTTCCTCCAGAGACTTGGTCTggttcctccccctgcccctgccccagctcctgccccagctcctgcccctgccccagctcctgccccagctccagctcctgccccagctcctgccccagctccagccccagccccagctccaggaCGCTAG
- the LOC134033262 gene encoding calcium-binding protein P-like — translation MIRLAILAYIVTTVTAVPVTGGPVLSQPKQRGDLPAQKDPSVQTSATKPGPQVVVQIHPSVQQPQPILPQQQDAQGGGQFLFPFQPHAWGPQLMIPFHPNTQSPAQPGPLPQQPQYVFPYGYFPAFSPQQGNQMFSPYGMPVFFQPPVYPHFPAPSGPVETVMPPSQPEAPAQNPLPEEQPQQTPQFFWIPQSRDPLFGGLSSEELEMADRMGQIGLFMPNIQGTNVAKSQARQVAPASLPTGTMAVNPGLQSFSLPSPAFIPTMAASHGGLPTRQATYPGVTIGEVPLPGALPDPQALPVGLEAAIFPAVVEPNYQSVEPTATYSGISPPLIESEVYLLPETTPTAKFAVETNTDLYP, via the exons ATGATTAGACTGGCAATACTGGCATATATTGTCACCACTGTAACTGCAGTACCA GTCACTGGAGGCCCAGTTCTTTCACAGCCTAAACAAAGAGGAGACCTACCGGCCCAAAAAGACCCATCTGTGCAAACCTCTGCCACAAAACCTGGGCCTCAAGTAGTGGTTCAGATCCATCCCAGTGTGCAGCAACCCCAGCCTATACTACCTCAGCAACAGGATGCCCAGGGTGGGGGTCAGTTCCTGTTTCCCTTTCAGCCCCACGCTTGGGGACCACAACTGATGATTCCTTTCCACCCCAACACTCAGAGTCCTGCTCAGCCTGGACCTCTGCCTCAGCAacctcag tatgtttttcCCTATGGATACTTCCCTGCGTTTTCACCACAGCAAGGGAATCAGATG TTCTCCCCCTATGGAATGCCAGTGTTTTTCCAGCCACCCGTCTACCCACACTTCCCTGCTCCATCCGGCCCAGTAGAAACAGTCATGCCTCCCTCCCAACCTGAAGCACCAGCCCAGAATCCCCTGCCCGAGGAGCAGCCACAGCAG ACTCCTCAATTTTTCTGGATTCCACAATCAAGg GACCCTCTGTTTGGGGGACTGAGCTCTGAGGAACTTGAG ATGGCAGACAGAATGGGACAGATAGGGTTATTTATGCCCAATATACAAGGGACAAACGTGGCCAAATCTCAGGCCCGGCAGGTGGCCCCAGCCAGTCTGCCTACAGGCACCATGGCCGTTAACCCGGGTCTGCAAAGCTTTAGTTTACCCTCTCCTGCCTTCATACCCACCATGGCAGCCTCACATGGGGGCCTCCCCACCAGACAGGCCACCTATCCTGGGGTAACCATTGGAGAGGTTCCCCTCCCTGGAGCCCTGCCGGACCCTCAGGCTCTACCAGTTGGTCTAGAAGCAGCCATCTTCCCAGCAGTGGTCGAGCCCAACTATCAATCAGTCGAGCCCACCGCCACATATTCAGGCATTTCTCCACCGCTCATTGAATCTGAAGTATacctcctccctgagaccacGCCCACTGCGAAGTTTGCCGTGGAGACCAACACAGACCTCTATCCTTGA
- the scpp7 gene encoding secretory calcium-binding phosphoprotein 7: protein MKSFLLLAFVIGTAICVPQMMFMEFDMHHAPAQALQAVPAGAGPASLEVLLPVNAAQQPARGPTRGFIKQEIPQPLGRESIEIFHPFGFAQAAPVAPVAPAAPVAPAAPAARAPRRKSDDDEEDDE from the exons atgaaatCATTCCTTCTGCTGGCCTTTGTCATTGGGACTGCCATCTGCGTCCCT caaatGATGTTCATGGAGTTTGACATGCACCATGCACCTGCCCAG GCCCTCCAAGCTGTTCCTGCTGGAGCAGGACCTGCCAGTCTGGAAGTG CTCCTCCCTGTCAATGCTGCCCAACAGCCTGCCCGCGGACCT ACTCGTGGGTTTATCAAGCAGGAGATCCCCCAGCCCCTTGGTAGAGAGAGCATTGAGATC ttcCACCCCTTCGGTTTCGCCCAGGCTGCCCCTGTTGCCCCTGTTGCCCCTGCAGCCCCTGTTGCCCCTGCAGCCCCTGCTGCTCGA GCTCCCAGACGTAAgtctgatgatgatgaggaagaCGATGAATAA
- the scpp5 gene encoding secretory calcium-binding phosphoprotein 5, producing MNGQAFLKYSVPKAPGRKSVEIYYPFDFTQQQMPNIPQLFPYDNSPQTVPQQDPIVPPYEARLPHAQDPLQPAQQEQPQRRGQVPMHP from the exons ATGAATGGACAG GCTTTTCTCAAGTACTCAGTACCTAAGGCACCGGGTCGAAAAAGTGTGGAAATT taCTACCCCTTTGACTTCACACAACAGCAA ATGCCTAACATCCCACAGCTGTTCCCTTATGATAACTCTCCCCAAACCGTGCCCCAGCAAGATCCCATA GTGCCGCCCTATGAGGCCAGACTTCCTCATGCCCAAGATCCTTTGCAGCCAGCCCAGCAGGAACAGCCACAACGGAGAGGCCAG GTGCCTATGCATCCGTAG